GGTCGCGCAGCTGGATCGGCGTCGGGGCGTTTTCGATCCAGCCGTCCGAGTTTATGAAGCTGGCTATGATCGCTTTTTTGGCCAAATATTTATCGGAAAACCAAAAAAAAATTACGTCATTTAAACAAGGACTGTTGCCGGCGCTTTTGCTTGTGTTTGCCGCGTTCGGCATGATTATGCTGCAGCCGGACTTAGGAACGGGCACCGTTATGGTTGGTACGTGCGTGACGATGATTTTCGTCGCCGGCGCCCGTCTCAGCCATTTTGCCGGGCTTGGCGTTTTGGGGCTCGCTGGGCTTGCCGCCCTCATCCTGTCGGCTCCATATCGAATCAAGCGGATTACATCGTTTTTAAACCCATGGGAAGATCCACTTGGAAGCGGATTTCAAATCATCCAGTCGCTGTACGCCATTGGGCCGGGCGGCTTGTTCGGCCTTGGGCTCGGGCAGAGCAGACAAAAGTTTTTTTACTTGCCGGAGCCGCAAACCGACTTTATTTTCGCCATTTTAGCTGAAGAGCTCGGCTTTATCGGTGGTTCACTCGTTCTCCTGCTCTTTGCTCTTCTTCTTTGGCGCGGTGTGCGCATTGCCCTTGGCGCCCCTGACTTGTACGGAAGTTTTTTGGCGCTTGGCATTATTTCGATGATCGCGATTCAAGTGATGATCAATATCGGCGTTGTGACGGGACTGATGCCCGTTACCGGCATCACGCTCCCGTTTTTAAGCTACGGCGGATCGTCGCTGACGTTGATGTTGATGGCCATCGGCGTGCTGCTTAATATCAGCAGGCATGCCCGGTATTAGGCAAGCGGCGGATGTCCGCCGTTTTTTTGGCGTCTCTCGAACGCAGCCCATCGTCGAACGGTGCCGGCAAATGCGATAAAAACAGGCTCTCTCTTGCATTCATTTGTGATATAATGAAAATAAGTGCAAAAACAAAGAAACGGCAGCGGATGCCGTTTGTTTTTATACCGGTCGTTTCAGCGCGGGCTTTGAAGAAGAAAGCGGGGAATGCGATGGAAAAGGGAAAAGTCGTCGTCTTGGAGGACCGCGTGCCGAAACTGAAGGAGCGGCGCCGCCAGAAAGCGAACCGCCGGCTCATTGCGTACTTATCTTTCTTTTTTCTATTTATTTTGTGCGTCCTTTACTTCCAGTCGCCGCTTGGCGCTGTCGGGCATGTGGAAGTGAGCGGCAACCGTCATCTCACAGCGGAGCGCATCATCAGCTTAAGCGGCATTACGAAGCGGACAAGCTTTTGGAAAGTGAATGAACAAAACGTGGAAAAAAAGCTCACTCGCCATCCAGAAATTAAGGAGGCCACAGTGGAAAAACAGCTGCCGAACACGATCGCCATCCACGTCCGCGAATGGCGGCGAATCGCTTATGTGTATGACCGGCAAACGTTTTTTCCATTGCTTGAAAACGGGCGGCTGTTAAAGCAAGAAGGGACGAAGACGGCGCCAAGCGATGCGCCGGTGCTTGTCGGCTGGAAAGACGGCGACGCCATTGCTGAAATGACGGGGCAGCTCGCCGAACTGCCCGCGGCCGTGCTGGGCGCCATGTCGGAAATTCACTACAAGCCGACGAGGGAATATGAAGACCGCGTCATCGTCTACATGAATGACGGTTATGAAGTAAGCGCGACAATCCGGCAATTTGCGGACAAGCTGTCGCATTATCCTGCGATTGCCGCCGCGCTTGACCGAAACGTCAAAGGAGTCATTCATTTGGAAGTCGGCAGCTATTTTGTTCCTTACTCCCCCCCGAAAAAGGAGGATGGCGATGAAACGACAAGCCCGTAGCCGCCTCCTGCTGACGTTGATCTGCTTGATCTTCGGCGCCATGCTCGGGTTCTCGTACCAACATGCGAAAAACGAAGCATCCCGCCGCGAATGGAGCGACAGCGAGTGGAAAAAAGAGTACGAATATCGCTCGGCGCTTCTTGCTTTGCAAAAAGAAAACCGGTCGCTCAAGCAGCAGCTTGTCAAAAAGCAGGAGGAGCTGGCTGCGTGGGAGAAGAAGCTGGCCGAGGAGCAGGAGAACGAGGCCGGATTGGCAAAAGAAGCGGAACAGCTGCGCATGCATGTCGGAAAAGCGAGGGTGAAAGGGAAAGGTGTAGCAGTCACCCTTTCCGATTCCTCTTATATCCCCTCTGAAGCGAGCGCTACCAATTATATCGTTCATGAACAGCACGTATGGAAAGTTGTTCACGAGTTGCTCATTTCCGGCGCCGAAGCGGTCGCTATTAATGGGCAGCGCATTTCCCACCGTTCATACATCGTCTGCAACGGCCCAGTCATTGAGGTCGATGGAACGCAGCATGCCGCTCCGTTTGTCATTTCGGCCATTGGCAATCCGGACGTGCTCATGTCCGCTCTAGAGCTTCCCGGCGGCATCGTCGACGAACTTGTCGAAGACCATATCGACGTAAAAGTGGAAAAGCAAGGAGCGATCGTGTTGGATCCGGTGTTTGCGCCCGAGCCGTAAAACGGGCGGAAAGGGGCGGTGAAGCGCATTGGAACGGAAAAATCGATTCTATTTTGCCGGCGTAGCTGCCATATTCGGTGTGATGCTGGCCGTCGGGCTTCGGACGACGCTGCATCC
Above is a window of Geobacillus thermoleovorans DNA encoding:
- the spoVE gene encoding stage V sporulation protein E yields the protein MPRKKSAPDFLLILLTFSLLAIGLIMVYSASAIWAEYKFNDSFFFAKRQLLFAGVGIIAMFFVMNIDYWVWRDWSKVLLGVCFVLLVLVLIPGIGMVRNGSRSWIGVGAFSIQPSEFMKLAMIAFLAKYLSENQKKITSFKQGLLPALLLVFAAFGMIMLQPDLGTGTVMVGTCVTMIFVAGARLSHFAGLGVLGLAGLAALILSAPYRIKRITSFLNPWEDPLGSGFQIIQSLYAIGPGGLFGLGLGQSRQKFFYLPEPQTDFIFAILAEELGFIGGSLVLLLFALLLWRGVRIALGAPDLYGSFLALGIISMIAIQVMINIGVVTGLMPVTGITLPFLSYGGSSLTLMLMAIGVLLNISRHARY
- the divIB gene encoding cell division protein DivIB, translating into MEKGKVVVLEDRVPKLKERRRQKANRRLIAYLSFFFLFILCVLYFQSPLGAVGHVEVSGNRHLTAERIISLSGITKRTSFWKVNEQNVEKKLTRHPEIKEATVEKQLPNTIAIHVREWRRIAYVYDRQTFFPLLENGRLLKQEGTKTAPSDAPVLVGWKDGDAIAEMTGQLAELPAAVLGAMSEIHYKPTREYEDRVIVYMNDGYEVSATIRQFADKLSHYPAIAAALDRNVKGVIHLEVGSYFVPYSPPKKEDGDETTSP
- a CDS encoding DUF881 domain-containing protein, with product MKRQARSRLLLTLICLIFGAMLGFSYQHAKNEASRREWSDSEWKKEYEYRSALLALQKENRSLKQQLVKKQEELAAWEKKLAEEQENEAGLAKEAEQLRMHVGKARVKGKGVAVTLSDSSYIPSEASATNYIVHEQHVWKVVHELLISGAEAVAINGQRISHRSYIVCNGPVIEVDGTQHAAPFVISAIGNPDVLMSALELPGGIVDELVEDHIDVKVEKQGAIVLDPVFAPEP